Sequence from the Clostridium botulinum genome:
ATGTTATTGACATATCATTTGAATCTAATAAAAATCCATCTTCATTTATATCTAAAGCATCTAAAGCGAATGGTGCGTTTCCACTATATGAAGGAATAAAATTATTTATTACTATCTCATGAATCTTATCTTCTAATCCTATTTTTTCATATGATAAGTCTTGCCAGTTATTAGTTGTGTTCAATGAAAAACTTTCTTTCTCTCCATCTACATAGATGTCAACATTAGATGCTCTTCTAGGACCTGATACAGATATAATTCTTAAACTTGTTCCCTTAAATTTAAATCTAACTTCACCTTTGTTTACTCCTACATCACAGTTCATTGTTGCAGCATCTTTAAACATATTTGAATTTCTCCATTTTTCTGTTTCAAAATCAAAATAGTTTATATTCTTATCATTATCATCATATCTTTTCCATCCTGCTTCTGGTTGTAACAATTGTTCTCCAACAGTTGCTGCATTAGCTATAGTTCCATTTTGAATTGCTCCGATTCCCATAAGAGCTAATACCATTACAAACATTATAATTATCTTCTTAAATTGTTTATTCATTTATTATTTCTCCCCCTCTACTATCTTTTGTCGCTCATTTATAATTCTATTCAACTACAAGAACTGGTATTTTTATTATAACTTTTCCTAATGGGGGAATATCTCCAACATTAACTATAATACTTTTATATGTTGAACTTGAATCTACTTTACCTTGAGTTGTTATTACTTCACTAGGTATGAATTGAATATGATTGGGTGCACTATCCTTAATAACTACTGATTTAGCTATTTTATCACTTGTGTTAGTAACTTCTATTGTATACGTAAAATTATCTCCAACATATACAGAATCAACATCTGCTGTTTTTATAACTTTTAATTGCGCCTCTGCTACTCCCTTAAATATTATAGATACTTGACCACTAGCATTATTAGTATTATCACCTTTTGCATAAGCAGTATTAACTATATATTCTTGTTCTGGATTTGTTGGTTGTTCAGGTTCTACTGGAACATATTCTTTTGTAACCGTAACTATACAATCAGCTTTTGTATCTGTTCCTTTAATTTTTGCTGTTATTGTTGCTTGTCCTTCTTTTATAGCTTTAACATTACCATTAGAATCAACTGTTGCAACTGTTTCATCTGAGCTTGACCAGTCTATATTTATAGCTGAAGGTGTGGTTGTTGCTATTAACTTTTCTGATGTATATTCTTTTAAAGTTAATGATGATTTATTTAAATATATAGTTTTTTCTTTTAATTTCCAATTACCCCAAGCAAATTCTCCACCATAAACTCCAACATTGGATTGTGTTCCATCTGGATTAGTTCCAATCCCCATATTTTCCCACACATCAGAAAGTATGCTATAATCATCTTTTGAAATGTTTAAATTACCAAAGCTTGTGTCACTCTCTTTATATAAATCCGTGTTAATAGCACAATTTATCCATTTAGTATTATCTAATCCTCCACCAGTATATGTAGCTTGAAACTTATCTGGTATTATAAAACTACAATTTTTAAAATTAACATTTATATCTCTATTTCCATAACAAGGAGATGGTGACTTGTTTATTGCTAAGAATGCACAATTATAAAAGTTTCCATATTGTTGATTGCTCATGCTACCACTTCCAATTAATGCACAACTGTAATTTTCTGTTCTATTTCCTGAATTATATTTAAAAACTATATTATATACACTACAATCAACTTCAAAAACTGCCGCATGATTATCTCT
This genomic interval carries:
- a CDS encoding Ig-like domain-containing protein, which encodes MNKQFKKIIIMFVMVLALMGIGAIQNGTIANAATVGEQLLQPEAGWKRYDDNDKNINYFDFETEKWRNSNMFKDAATMNCDVGVNKGEVRFKFKGTSLRIISVSGPRRASNVDIYVDGEKESFSLNTTNNWQDLSYEKIGLEDKIHEIVINNFIPSYSGNAPFALDALDINEDGFLLDSNDMSITSDKSLTLKEGNSKILKATTTPASVDVVWSSSDETIATVDQKGKVIGVKEGTCIVTAKIDGTDLIADCIVTVTKEDIVEPEEPIGDGSLYIEMVDGNIKRADKSQIEKFKKWFISRDLDETESPIFKITNAKGNAEYLVHDKVVGFEIRE
- a CDS encoding Ig-like domain-containing protein gives rise to the protein MKNCYKKIGIIFVVAFAIIFGNFTNAFATDKNESIKINNMILNFNRVIYVDEKNGNDKTGDGSKENSYKSIQKAQEIAIDGNAIYIKKGIYDLSSTGYGLYEAKHKITFIGEADETIIISDGNKNSYRDNHAAVFEVDCSVYNIVFKYNSGNRTENYSCALIGSGSMSNQQYGNFYNCAFLAINKSPSPCYGNRDINVNFKNCSFIIPDKFQATYTGGGLDNTKWINCAINTDLYKESDTSFGNLNISKDDYSILSDVWENMGIGTNPDGTQSNVGVYGGEFAWGNWKLKEKTIYLNKSSLTLKEYTSEKLIATTTPSAINIDWSSSDETVATVDSNGNVKAIKEGQATITAKIKGTDTKADCIVTVTKEYVPVEPEQPTNPEQEYIVNTAYAKGDNTNNASGQVSIIFKGVAEAQLKVIKTADVDSVYVGDNFTYTIEVTNTSDKIAKSVVIKDSAPNHIQFIPSEVITTQGKVDSSSTYKSIIVNVGDIPPLGKVIIKIPVLVVE